CTGTCTTCGCATGGCCGTAGGTGTTCGTTCGGCCGTCTTGGGTGTTTCCCCGAGCGGTCGCCTCCGGGCGACCGCTCCCGAACGACCACCACACAGTGACTACCTGTCTCTCGGAGGGACGGTTGCTTTACCTAAGGACAACACCTATAGGAACATATATAGGTACCAGTAGTTTTATGTCAAAAAGCCCTGAGTACGAATTGTGCATGGTTAACAGCAGCCATAACAGCAGTGAGAGCAGTAGTCCTCACAGGTTCTCTCGCCGACAGTTACTGGCGTACGCCTCCGGCGCGGCCTCGGTCGGACTCGCCGGGTGTAGCGGCAGTGACCCGGACGACAGCAGCGTGCTGACGACCACGGAAGGCGACACCCAAACCACGTCCGGAACGGACGGCGGCGACTCCACGAGCGAGGAGTCCTCCGGCGGAACCCCCGTCACGACCGAGATAACGGTGCGCAAGCCCGTGAGTTGGACGCCGAGCGACGCCAACGTCAACCCCTTCTCGACCCAGAGCGACTTCGAGTACTGGGCGGAGTACATGTGGTGGGAGTCGCTGGTCTACCCGAACGCGACGGGCGAGCCGATGTGGTGGCTGGCCGACGACATCCGCCTCGAAGGCGGCGGTTGTAACGTGGTCATCGACCTCAAGGAGGACTACACGTGGTGGGACGGGACGCCGGTCACGGCCGACGACGTGTACACGGCCCAGATGATAAGCACCTACCAAGAGTACGGCGGTCCCGACCAGACCGACAACGAGTGGGTGGTCGAAGACGACTACACGATTCGCAACGAACTCGCCGGTCCCGCGAACCCCGACATCGAGAAGTCCGAGTACTTCGGCCTCGTCGCCAAGCAGGACTACTTCCAGTCGTGGCTCGACAAGTTCGAGGACGCGAGCGGCGAGGACGCGGTCAACAGCGTGGCTCAGAACCTCAACGAACACAAGATAACGCTGGAAGATCTCCGGAAGGAAGGACTCGGTTGCGGGATGTGGCAACCCACGCAGTTCGACCCGACCGAGGTCACCCACAAGAAGTACGAAGACCACCCGCGGGCCGACTGGACGAACCTCGACACGTTCCACTGGGCGCTGGTCGCGGACAACCAGAAGTCGATTCAGGCGCTCCAGTCCGGGCGCTTCGACCTCGGCGACAAGATGATAACGCAGGTCGAGCAGAACGACGACCTCGACGTGTTCAGCCAGTTCTCCATCGGCGGCGTCCCGAAACTCGCCATCAACTTCGAGAACAAGCACCTCGCGCGCCGCCCGGTCCGACGCGCGATGGCGTACCTCGTGGACCACGAGGAGATAGTCCAAGTCATCAAGGGGTCGCACGGACAGGACTACAACGTCCACCGCGGCAACATGGGGATGTCCTCGACGCTCGCCGACCAGTGGCTCTCGGACGGATTCCGGGACAAACTCATCGACTACGGCTTGAAGTCGAAACCGGAGAAGGCCGCGCAGGTCATGCGGGACGCCGGGTACAGCAAGAACGGCAATCGGTGGGTCGGTCCCGACGGCGACAAAGTGGAGGGACTCCAGTACCTCACGCCGCCGTGGCCCATCTACGAGACGGTGGGCAAGTACCTCAGCCCGAAACTCAAGGAGTTCGGCTTCGGGAACAAACTCATCGTCCCGTCGGGCAGTAGCTTCTGGAAGACGTGGACCGAGACGCACAAGTTCGACATGTGCAACTGGTACACCTACGCCTCCCACCCGGCCTACGCGTTCGGGACCTCGGGCGTCGCCGCGCTCGGGAAGTACAGTCCCCACAAGAAAAGTAGCGGGGAACCACCCGAAGGCTGTACCGTGGACCGGGCGACGCCGGAACTCAAGCAGGACCACAGCGCGAAGCTCAACC
This DNA window, taken from Halorussus salinus, encodes the following:
- a CDS encoding ABC transporter substrate-binding protein — its product is MVNSSHNSSESSSPHRFSRRQLLAYASGAASVGLAGCSGSDPDDSSVLTTTEGDTQTTSGTDGGDSTSEESSGGTPVTTEITVRKPVSWTPSDANVNPFSTQSDFEYWAEYMWWESLVYPNATGEPMWWLADDIRLEGGGCNVVIDLKEDYTWWDGTPVTADDVYTAQMISTYQEYGGPDQTDNEWVVEDDYTIRNELAGPANPDIEKSEYFGLVAKQDYFQSWLDKFEDASGEDAVNSVAQNLNEHKITLEDLRKEGLGCGMWQPTQFDPTEVTHKKYEDHPRADWTNLDTFHWALVADNQKSIQALQSGRFDLGDKMITQVEQNDDLDVFSQFSIGGVPKLAINFENKHLARRPVRRAMAYLVDHEEIVQVIKGSHGQDYNVHRGNMGMSSTLADQWLSDGFRDKLIDYGLKSKPEKAAQVMRDAGYSKNGNRWVGPDGDKVEGLQYLTPPWPIYETVGKYLSPKLKEFGFGNKLIVPSGSSFWKTWTETHKFDMCNWYTYASHPAYAFGTSGVAALGKYSPHKKSSGEPPEGCTVDRATPELKQDHSAKLNHPLRPKFPKKVGKKKLGGASGQTLYPFKWSSIMTQTQEEQEVRDLTEKFVWFHNYQVPHIGFYEETKTYWGKTDKYDFPKPDEVDGHPQAEATMNEHTTTAMEFFVKGHINAKTE